The genomic interval GAAATTGGAGAAATCTGCCAATTCATAGTCAGTTAAAGCATGTAAAATAGCTTAGCACCTATTTATTACCTGTACCTCCTAGGACGACGCTCTTGACGGCTACATAGTTAGTTTTGTGTGTGCTTTAAGTCAACCAGGAGCACATTTGATACGACTGGACCAGTCCTTATTCATCGAAGGATCCTGCCTCCCACTCATTTGCAGTCAATTGGCAGTTAATTTTGTATATTCGCCCCCAAATCCTCCTCCGCTCctgagcagaaaaaaatgagTGGTATTTAAGGTAACATAGATAGATTTCTTAAATGGGAATTGGAGAATGAAAATAGTGGGAGGGGACTGTCGTTTTCCACCATTTCTATCTCTTCTTATTTTTAGTAGTTTGAGGCTcacaattatgaaaatttagcCAAAACGTAGCTTTGTTCCTGTTCTGGAGTAGAGGGTTGTCCTGGGGTATGGTCTCTCTTGACGATGACTGTTTTGCTGCTGTGCTAAAGCATACTATTACAATGTCAATTAGAGTGCTTCAACTTTGGGATAACTGACTACTATACAGACAGTTTTTTACTCAAGCAAGGCATTTTTACATCTTGTAAACAGAAGAAGAGCTTTTTAAAGTATACTTTTCTAGTGTTGGCGACCGCGTAAGACCCTGgagtttttttactttgataaaaacaataaaggtGTGGAAGTACGAAGCAGTGTTATGTCCTCTATAATTGTTCGTTCGGCTTCCGATGACTCTTAACTTTCAAGGGAAGTGGAAAAAGGTTCAGCTATCGGGATTTCAAGTCATCGGGAAATAcattaaataaacagaaataagagaaaactgTGTTCACTGAATTTCTATTCATAGAGGGGGTTAAGTGGCAAAGCTGAAATTGTAGTTGACTGGGCAACAGACTTCGAGCAGTTTAAAATGAGTTTCTTTCTATGcccgaggaaaaaaaatattagacTTAATCGTTTACACAGCAGCGTTTATTAAATGTTAAgcatttttgattggttttcaATTCAGAATGGTATTTCTTTTATCAAGAACATTTACGGTAAATCATAAGTAGATATGATGTGAAACAGAAACGtgttttaatttccatttgtcTCGCGTTTTGGCCAGTTAGAGTCGTAATGGTTAAGTTTGTGATATGTACGCCAAAGATAGTGAAGATTCCTTTTTGaacagttaatatttttttgacaatcCTCGGAGAATAACCGTTTTTTCCTGGGTGCGGAGTCAAATCGAGAGCGGCTCTCACAGAGACAATCTTGATGACTTTGTATAAGGCTTTAACAATATAACCTTAAGAGACTCAAGACACGTTAGAGAAAAGATgaaactttattctttataacaatgataaatttaatctcaaCTGTGCTCTTTATATAAAATATACAGTGTTTAAAACTGAGGTATACGAAGtacaaatgtaaaattcatcCAATTCTGGATTACAAACATTCTTCCATGGAAGGTTACACTCTAACAATAAAAGATTAGATTTACTTCTACAAAAGGTAGTAATACTATGCCAGAACGATTTTCACTAAGATACAAACTTTTTACTGACTATGTGATTTCCCTTTACAATAACATGGCGTTGTGACGagtacaaaaaaatatttaacctaGAGATATTAATAGGTTTAAAAGCAAATTCTCGAAGCCAAAATCTTACGAAGTATGTGGTAAATGCTGAAGAGAATTGAGTTGGTGATCTTGATATTAAATGGGTTTAGCCGCTGACACACTTCGAAGTTTCCCTTGGTGAAGGTAAAGGTTCCCTCTTAAGCCTAACTGAAACCTCCTCAAAGACACTTATCAAGCAAAACCTTTCGGAAAAGCAGAACTCATGGTCTCCTTGACAACTGTCATTGTCAGGTTATTTACTAGTTTAGAACCCTGACCTTTCACGGCCAAGCAGTTGCTAGGATCCTTCATTTCAGTAGCAGTTGCTCGATAGGATCTCGCTAAGAGGATTGTTATTTACTTCAACAAGTTTCGTCCTCAACAAGTTAGCCCCTTATTTTCGAGAACTGAACAAGCATGTCAGTTTTTGAACTAGAGTACTTGTTAGTGAAAAACTCgtcataatttttcattttcatggaAACCCCTCTAGTGTAAATCCGGCTTTGAATGTCGTTTGGGCTACTGAACAACTTACAGCGATAGGTGATCGTTGGTGGTAGAAAAAATGCGTTACGATACGAGACGTGATTAAGAAATGTACGTGTCAAACATCGTGATCACCTTCGGGAACGCACgtttttttaaagtcaaaattCTGCTGTTTAGAGTCGTAAATAACACACGTTATTCAAATTGAGTTATAAATAGGACATGTGATtattcaatttttcctctttttaaatTGTTAACTTCCCAAaagtaatgaattaaaaatactAAAGCCATTTCTTCCCTCTTCACTATTAGCTAAACAGGTAAAATATGTAAAACCCGATGGCGTTGCTTTGCCGCGCAAACATCGCGCTCTCAACGGCTTCGAAGAGAGGGGCGAggttaaaaaagataaaaaccaaTCGAATGCAGAATAGCCATTCACAGATGATAatcaaactcaaagaaaacacttcCCACATCATCTCACTTCCTGAGAGCAAAAGCTTTTTCTGAATTATTGTTCCCGTTTAGTTTCCCTAAACTTTTGCACGGCCGCGTTACTGCTCCTGTGCAAACGATAGGTTCAGCTTTGTCACCCaaaaaattcaatatggcgTCTCCAACACCTGCTGGAAGCCTAGAGACCCAAATCCAGAGGAGCTTAGCATCCCAGCCAACCATGTACCTGGTCTTGGGATATCTTGACGTCAGTGAGTGAACAATGGCGTCGACTACTTTGTACAGGTGGGGTGAGGCACATGTGTCTACCATTCCTGTTAGCATGTTCTTAACGCctggaattaaaataaaacaaaaacattagtATAATGAAATAGGCGTTAAGGTAATAAAATTACACTTCATTTAGAACAGCAAAGTTGCACTTGTTGACAGAAAGGTGTTAGCGTAAAAAACTTGctcgtgacacttttcaaagaATATTAGCGAGAGTGTGGTTCTCATTATAATCTTGAACAGTTTCCTGGACGAGAGAACTTGCCAAGTCATGTAATAAACAACATGGTCCAAATCTCGTTGGTCTGGGATAGGGCTTATAGCGTTAGAAGACCAAACAACAACTAGAAAGATGGTTATGGCGGATTGAACGCATTGTGTTCTGAGACCAAACAAAATAGCAGCAACGATGGAGGCGAATGTTTCTTCGAAAACTCTCCCTCCTCGAGACCTGGCACAGGGAAAGCATGGGCAGGGGATACTAGTCAAAGGAAACCTTGTCATACTTTTCTAGCTGTCAAAGGAAACTGTAAAGCTATGGCTTTATTCTGCTAGTCAGTGAAACCATCAATTCCGATGCCAGAAAGTGGGGCGCATCACAAAACTTCTAAATTTTTGAGTTATGTCTTGCCCTCAAGGTAATTTGAATAATCAAATGCACtttaaagaatatatatattaagTTAGCGATAGCGAGTAACAACTCTTGCAGCAGAACTCCTAAATTTTCCACGTTAACGTCTTTCGGATGTTCACTAGCGTCATACTTGTTGATAGGATTAAGTAAATAAAATCTACTCACTAGTTTCGTAGAACTTCTCTCCGTACTCCTCTTTTAAACTATGGCTCAGGTTGGTCCAGAGGTCCTGCCACTGACCCTTGAGGTTGTCGGGATTGGTgatttttgtctgaaaaaagCCTGGTTCCACAATGCTGACCTTGACACCAGTCGGACCCAGTTCACGACGGAGAGCATCCGAAAATGCCTCTACACCAAACTTGGAAATGGAATATGCTGATGCGTGAGGTAAGCACGTTCTACCTGCAGAAAGCAGAACGAAGAGTATGTTTTTATCTTGTTCTGTGAGGTGAATATTCGACCGAGTTGCATGATACCAAAGTAGTTCCAAGTTTTAATAGCGACAAATTTGATAAGGATTTTTCAAGTTTGGAACTAGGCCGTCCCCGGTCAGTCAGTGATAAAACAGTGTGACGTTTGACCATCCTTAAGTAAGGTTACTGAGTAGCAGATTCATGCGATTTATTGCTATCATAGAGCCCTCTGCTTTTCAACATTCTTTGAAACTTGCTCGACTTTCTCACCTCCAATACTAGCGAGGTTTATGATGCGTCCTCGCTCCTTTTTGACCAGCGGTAAGAACACCTTGGTGACGTCAATCAGTCCCCAAAGGTTCACATCTGCGATTTGTTTAAACTCTTCAATAGTCTGCCACTCAATCGGTCCAACTTTAGCGATGCCAGCGTTATTTATCAGACCCCACAAACCTGCAAGATATAACACGATTATTTctaccctttacaccttaatatagactacgagcagtccctccttttggTGAAGTCCGTCGGGAGAGTAAAACAAATCAGTGAAAACATTTGATACTAACGCGCTGCAgggaactctgggagtgaggcgcACGAAAAGTTCCGCGTGGCGCGCtaacctttttctttcttttccctttttttcctttgactcATGCGACCAAATTCACCGAAAGGGAGGGTTTGCCCGTAGTCTAACCCTAAATTTTTATAaactaaatgtttgattcaggaaaAATAATATCATGGTCACTTTTTAGGGATTAACGGAATTTTACAAAGATCCTTTAAGAGTGGGTATAGTATTGCAGTGAGAAGAATGGGGCGTGGGGGTGATTTTTCAAACAGGAGGTCATGGTTAAAAATTTCCGCACACCTTCCGTGAAGCAGCTTAGACCACTGTTCTACCTTGCGTATCAGCGAGCTTGTACTCACGCAGCAGATGGAGCATTTACTACAAAGAAAGATTTGTCTCACACAGATTCTTCGGACTTTCGCGTTTTCAAAACCAGATTTATGAAGCTGGTGAGTTgttgacttttaaaaaaagttgccACATAGaggtaaggggggggggggggaaaggtcGAGATCCCCTTCTGTACTCTCCTGGAAGACTTCTTGTCACAGGTGTGTTGAGTTCATTTTCAAGACCGTCCTTCATCAACTAAACAACACccccaaaacaatttttttttcgagtcgGTCAAAACAATATTCTGTATATCATGTGAAAGTGAGGGCATCGTCGTGCAGTTATTTGAAATATACACTAATTCCCATAAACATGAGGGTGGATAAGTCGGAGGGAGCTTATTTGAAGAGCTTTCCAAATGAAATAATtactttacatgtacatgtgcatGACTTTATCGGTTTGACGCATGCGATGAACGAGTTTGCGGCTCGGTTTGTTTATCGAATAAGTTTATCACCCGTGCTCATCTCAGTTCGTTATAAATTTAATATACCAAAATAATTAATCCAAACGAAAGCTGACCAACGTTCCTACCGGAAATGACAATTAAAACGAAAATGTTTAGGGGCGTGCGTCGAACAAT from Pocillopora verrucosa isolate sample1 chromosome 14, ASM3666991v2, whole genome shotgun sequence carries:
- the LOC131769336 gene encoding retinol dehydrogenase 7-like isoform X1, coding for MGSAGGESVCFGALEREQEIELQGAMERADSFYAVALLVAAMCALWIIKKLYKDTFLTDFREKYVLVTGCDSGFGRETALRLDSLGFNVFATCLTSEGKENLTAACSKRLSALHLDVTDSEEIKKTYKFVAQYLPENRGLWGLINNAGIAKVGPIEWQTIEEFKQIADVNLWGLIDVTKVFLPLVKKERGRIINLASIGGRTCLPHASAYSISKFGVEAFSDALRRELGPTGVKVSIVEPGFFQTKITNPDNLKGQWQDLWTNLSHSLKEEYGEKFYETSVKNMLTGMVDTCASPHLYKVVDAIVHSLTSRYPKTRYMVGWDAKLLWIWVSRLPAGVGDAILNFLGDKAEPIVCTGAVTRPCKSLGKLNGNNNSEKAFALRK
- the LOC131769336 gene encoding retinol dehydrogenase 7-like isoform X2, with amino-acid sequence MERADSFYAVALLVAAMCALWIIKKLYKDTFLTDFREKYVLVTGCDSGFGRETALRLDSLGFNVFATCLTSEGKENLTAACSKRLSALHLDVTDSEEIKKTYKFVAQYLPENRGLWGLINNAGIAKVGPIEWQTIEEFKQIADVNLWGLIDVTKVFLPLVKKERGRIINLASIGGRTCLPHASAYSISKFGVEAFSDALRRELGPTGVKVSIVEPGFFQTKITNPDNLKGQWQDLWTNLSHSLKEEYGEKFYETSVKNMLTGMVDTCASPHLYKVVDAIVHSLTSRYPKTRYMVGWDAKLLWIWVSRLPAGVGDAILNFLGDKAEPIVCTGAVTRPCKSLGKLNGNNNSEKAFALRK